From Pedobacter indicus, a single genomic window includes:
- a CDS encoding SusC/RagA family TonB-linked outer membrane protein gives MRILLVTASLLLALCSNGFAMVPTTVIRQDTTLQDTLNNDTLLVLDKKYSQLDSVFVLALTQSITQNPSKLAEFPGVGLQQFLKANAPGVYIQESTGEPGALQQMYIRGTAMPLLTKRDIYQTQPLVVLDGIPLISDEHPFAFDIQNYTFNRVGTATNLLSHIDMNNIARVEVLKDLSGAAMYGPMGANGVIILTSKNAGNKKRISFNSYVGFAQRPSVTTINGEYENDFRKQFYDRYTSNGRYTDNDVYPLYLSDSLNSSYYGPSNWTDSYYRNALVHNISADISGGSDRANFRFSAGNMKSQGVADETALNRYSVMFNINIKPLKWLLFSAMVNGNRLERDRNRSMRDRFSQMNYIPDLSSPLAPNNEVYKGYLSKFGDGFDDNFNNTIQGHGILTFTLGSFSLKSRLAVDYNEGYRDLFYARTLLEDNSYASNYYGFNQRLIFDNVASYNINLKEKHHVNLELGQSIQWDFFKYNNAYAYKGVNDFIKINLIESDPNNENYLNPLAFPRELVYKFLDRTRQNIFSFHGRADYAFEDKYSLSLLLRADGSSNAQPTSRWFISPVLSLGWNIKSDLLSDHQQVSRLHLRASVGRLGRLNAYDNFSQGPQYTADIGFTGNLTMAGYNGFAILSRPYTFGWVGYGIPWAYTEQLNLGVDFGFRNDRFRGSLDVYTKHDKNQLLGMPSYAEYGYSQAYEVGMNVRNVGAELLFSADVLKSDGKSLGWTSTLNFGFNENRLTALPGGADQIIIGDRLLRVGEPIDKFWLLENEGIYMSDAEVPVIEGQALAFNGIQLRGGDPRWRDVDGNHAINYKDKTLQGNIMPRIAGGFLNEFSYKKISLGLNFYYNLGRYLINEDVANRFNFINREGTTEISSVKEITFWEKRGDYTKYPIYNPWSPVIAYRSDQDLFLEDASFLKLRTVSVSYDVTEIFAKRMKFDRVYLYASAHNLFTLTSYSGQDPELVDYTGYDSGYGMPIPRTYTLGVKVNL, from the coding sequence ATGCGTATATTATTAGTGACCGCTTCCCTCTTATTGGCGCTTTGTAGCAATGGTTTTGCAATGGTGCCTACCACGGTGATCAGGCAGGATACCACGCTTCAGGATACATTGAATAATGATACCTTGCTTGTATTGGATAAGAAATATTCACAACTAGATTCCGTTTTCGTTTTAGCTCTAACGCAATCGATTACTCAAAATCCTTCTAAACTTGCAGAGTTCCCGGGTGTAGGTTTGCAACAGTTTCTAAAAGCCAATGCACCAGGTGTGTATATACAGGAATCAACAGGCGAACCGGGCGCGTTACAGCAAATGTATATCCGTGGAACAGCAATGCCACTGTTGACGAAAAGGGATATATATCAGACTCAGCCATTGGTTGTTCTAGATGGGATCCCACTTATTAGTGACGAGCATCCTTTTGCTTTTGATATCCAAAATTACACGTTTAACAGGGTAGGTACAGCCACGAACTTGTTATCTCATATTGATATGAACAATATAGCTCGTGTTGAAGTGCTTAAGGATCTATCGGGCGCTGCGATGTACGGGCCGATGGGTGCTAATGGGGTTATTATATTAACATCAAAGAATGCGGGTAACAAAAAGCGGATTAGCTTTAATTCGTATGTAGGGTTTGCTCAAAGACCATCTGTGACAACAATCAACGGAGAATATGAAAATGATTTTCGTAAGCAGTTTTATGATCGGTATACGAGCAATGGTCGCTACACAGACAATGACGTGTATCCTTTATACCTGAGCGACTCACTGAATAGCTCATATTACGGCCCCTCAAACTGGACTGATAGCTATTATAGAAATGCATTGGTACATAATATCAGTGCAGATATTTCAGGCGGGTCAGATCGGGCAAACTTCCGCTTTTCGGCAGGTAATATGAAGAGTCAGGGGGTAGCTGATGAAACTGCATTAAACCGCTATAGTGTCATGTTTAATATTAATATTAAACCACTCAAATGGTTGTTGTTTTCTGCGATGGTTAATGGTAATAGGCTTGAACGCGACCGGAACAGAAGTATGAGAGATCGATTTTCTCAAATGAATTATATTCCAGATCTAAGCTCACCATTGGCTCCGAATAACGAAGTCTATAAAGGTTATCTGTCTAAATTTGGCGATGGCTTTGACGATAATTTCAATAATACGATTCAAGGACATGGGATACTGACCTTCACGCTAGGTTCTTTTAGTCTAAAGTCGCGGCTTGCAGTTGATTATAATGAAGGTTACCGGGATTTGTTTTATGCACGGACTTTGTTAGAGGATAATAGTTATGCGTCAAATTATTATGGGTTTAATCAGCGGTTGATTTTTGATAACGTTGCCTCCTATAACATTAATTTAAAAGAGAAACACCACGTCAATCTTGAACTGGGACAATCAATTCAGTGGGATTTTTTCAAATATAATAATGCATATGCCTATAAAGGGGTCAATGATTTTATTAAAATAAACTTAATTGAATCAGACCCTAATAATGAAAACTATTTAAATCCTTTAGCTTTCCCTCGGGAATTGGTTTATAAATTCCTGGACAGAACCAGACAGAATATATTTTCCTTTCATGGCCGAGCTGATTATGCTTTTGAAGATAAGTACTCTCTTTCTTTACTCTTGAGAGCTGACGGCTCATCGAATGCCCAACCCACGAGCAGATGGTTTATCTCGCCAGTGCTTTCTCTTGGGTGGAATATCAAAAGCGATCTATTGTCCGACCATCAACAGGTGTCACGTCTTCATTTACGTGCCAGTGTTGGTCGTCTTGGCCGATTAAATGCTTATGATAATTTCTCTCAGGGGCCGCAGTATACTGCTGATATTGGATTCACGGGGAACTTGACGATGGCGGGGTACAACGGTTTCGCCATCCTGTCTCGTCCTTACACCTTCGGTTGGGTGGGATATGGAATTCCTTGGGCATATACAGAACAGCTTAATTTGGGTGTTGATTTTGGTTTTCGCAATGATCGGTTCCGTGGTAGTTTGGATGTGTATACTAAGCATGATAAAAATCAATTGTTGGGCATGCCATCTTACGCTGAATATGGCTACAGCCAAGCGTATGAGGTAGGAATGAATGTTAGGAATGTTGGTGCTGAATTGTTGTTCAGCGCCGATGTGTTGAAGTCTGACGGTAAGTCTCTAGGCTGGACATCTACTCTAAATTTTGGTTTTAATGAGAATCGGCTGACAGCGCTACCTGGTGGTGCTGATCAAATCATCATTGGAGATCGGCTTTTGCGAGTAGGGGAACCTATAGATAAATTTTGGTTATTAGAAAATGAAGGTATCTATATGTCAGACGCCGAAGTTCCTGTTATCGAGGGACAGGCGCTCGCTTTTAACGGTATTCAGCTACGTGGCGGGGATCCACGATGGAGGGATGTTGATGGTAATCATGCTATCAACTATAAAGATAAGACTCTTCAAGGCAATATTATGCCGAGAATAGCTGGTGGTTTTCTAAATGAATTTTCTTATAAAAAGATTTCATTAGGATTAAATTTCTACTATAATTTAGGTCGTTATCTAATTAATGAAGACGTTGCGAACCGGTTTAACTTCATCAATCGCGAGGGTACAACTGAAATTTCATCTGTTAAGGAAATTACGTTCTGGGAAAAACGGGGAGATTATACAAAGTATCCGATTTACAATCCTTGGAGCCCGGTTATCGCCTATCGTTCAGACCAAGATCTATTTCTGGAAGATGCTTCGTTCCTAAAATTAAGGACAGTATCTGTCAGCTATGATGTAACGGAAATATTTGCGAAGCGGATGAAGTTTGACCGCGTATACCTTTATGCTTCGGCACACAACCTTTTTACCCTTACTTCTTATTCTGGTCAGGATCCTGAGTTAGTGGATTACACGGGTTATGATTCTGGATATGGGATGCCAATTCCCAGAACCTATACTTTGGGGGTAAAGGTTAATCTTTAG
- a CDS encoding RagB/SusD family nutrient uptake outer membrane protein, whose amino-acid sequence MKEKHIIAILLFCIAISVGCKKVLDVDSTRTVAEKNMWNQMEDTRAGLMAIYGHARSAMADHNAHWLYGDVRAGEFTSPVRQDLRAIINNELNASYPSIEALSNWRRWFAVVNSANLFLERVQDVKDRDPRYTENNMTVDVAQARFMRAFAYFCLVRIWGDVPFVITSHDGSFEDKPREDQRKILAWAEQEMFDAAQDLPYKYSAGDIQQPGNYYNENETRWMGALARKLSAYAVLSHIAAWQGNYTDVATYTKFVLDNYGKGSNGYITTEHLTAANGFFHLKRHNHLLGFNFDWGHLDGSFTGHIEELTLAQPVVNKTLPDIYLSKDSILSIFNESFDERFNLDTLGRPGTERYFTNFNGKYPIFSKIKVIMGGSSDPNFRIFSSAIVFTRLEDITLLRAEALAVLGETQGAIENLNVIRELRNLKPYDEIVNGDLIDEIFNERQRELMGEGHRWYDLIRYNKIRKTDPNFTKLIEEGGIYWPISESIIQQNSLIEQNPYWN is encoded by the coding sequence ATGAAAGAGAAACACATAATTGCCATTTTATTATTCTGCATCGCTATTAGTGTAGGCTGTAAAAAAGTGTTGGATGTCGACTCGACAAGAACGGTGGCGGAGAAAAACATGTGGAATCAGATGGAGGATACACGTGCAGGTTTAATGGCCATTTACGGGCATGCCCGATCGGCAATGGCCGATCATAATGCCCATTGGCTTTATGGGGACGTTCGAGCTGGTGAGTTTACTAGTCCGGTGCGACAAGACCTGCGTGCTATTATTAATAACGAACTGAATGCTTCTTATCCGTCAATTGAAGCGCTCTCTAATTGGAGAAGATGGTTTGCCGTTGTAAATTCAGCGAACCTTTTCCTTGAGCGTGTCCAAGATGTGAAAGACAGGGATCCGCGATATACGGAGAACAACATGACTGTGGATGTTGCACAAGCACGTTTCATGCGGGCATTTGCCTATTTCTGCCTGGTGCGTATTTGGGGTGATGTACCTTTTGTTATCACATCTCATGATGGCAGCTTTGAAGATAAACCTCGTGAAGACCAACGTAAGATATTAGCTTGGGCTGAACAGGAGATGTTTGATGCAGCACAGGATCTCCCGTATAAGTACAGTGCAGGTGATATTCAGCAACCGGGTAACTATTATAATGAGAATGAGACTAGATGGATGGGGGCTCTTGCGCGAAAACTGAGCGCGTACGCAGTACTTTCGCATATTGCGGCATGGCAGGGGAATTATACAGACGTTGCAACCTATACTAAGTTTGTCTTGGATAACTATGGAAAAGGATCGAATGGATACATCACGACCGAACACTTAACCGCAGCGAACGGCTTTTTCCATCTAAAGCGACACAATCATTTGTTGGGCTTCAATTTCGACTGGGGGCATTTGGATGGCTCTTTTACCGGTCATATAGAAGAGTTAACCTTAGCACAACCGGTTGTCAACAAGACTCTTCCCGATATTTATTTATCGAAAGACTCTATTCTATCCATATTTAATGAATCGTTCGATGAACGCTTCAACCTAGATACCTTAGGTAGGCCGGGTACCGAAAGGTACTTTACCAACTTTAACGGTAAGTATCCAATTTTTAGCAAGATAAAGGTGATTATGGGAGGGAGCTCCGATCCGAACTTTCGGATTTTCTCAAGTGCCATTGTCTTTACTCGCTTGGAGGATATTACACTGTTGCGTGCTGAAGCTTTAGCAGTACTTGGTGAAACGCAGGGGGCAATAGAAAATTTGAACGTCATCCGCGAACTACGAAACCTGAAACCCTATGATGAGATTGTTAATGGCGATTTAATCGATGAGATTTTTAATGAAAGGCAGAGGGAACTTATGGGTGAGGGGCATCGATGGTATGATTTGATTCGATATAATAAAATCAGGAAGACAGATCCCAATTTTACAAAACTAATTGAAGAAGGTGGTATTTACTGGCCGATATCGGAGTCGATTATTCAACAAAATTCGCTAATCGAGCAAAATCCATATTGGAACTAA
- a CDS encoding discoidin domain-containing protein gives MKRTNLYFLIVSILIGISSCSKDKGYYNPPILNKDFQGSIYDYLKSKPGVYDSLLIAVDRLGLESTLRDSNVTLFALTNPSFQLAVTNLNNLYALSEKPLEYIRTVDYDQLDTMVTQYIIKGSYPADSLRHQDGLALQGVKYKYPMHAKVIKSTSSGYIEGGPELIQLSDTKRSQFTRDWIGTSTASINIQTGNGVVHVISPDHVFGFEDFITRLTFNPPPPNLFKLYGGTYTVSRESGGGPNGVEGSMNSIDGNPETKFLVGWNPSNVTLTFELSEAVIAGAYTITSANDAPDRDPADWNLQGSVDGETWIALDSKSNQSFEERFQQKVFFFPNTIAYKFYRLNITRNNGSDGMQFADWTVNFRK, from the coding sequence ATGAAAAGAACGAATCTATATTTTTTAATCGTCAGCATTTTGATCGGTATCTCTTCCTGTTCAAAGGACAAGGGGTATTATAACCCGCCGATACTGAATAAAGATTTCCAAGGGAGTATTTATGATTATTTGAAGAGCAAACCCGGTGTCTATGATTCATTGTTGATAGCGGTAGATAGATTGGGTTTGGAGTCTACGTTAAGAGATAGCAATGTAACATTATTTGCACTTACAAATCCGAGTTTTCAATTGGCGGTCACCAATTTAAATAACCTTTACGCTCTTTCTGAAAAACCATTAGAGTATATCAGGACGGTGGATTACGATCAGTTGGATACGATGGTGACTCAATATATCATTAAGGGAAGTTATCCGGCAGACAGCCTTCGCCATCAAGATGGTTTGGCTCTTCAAGGGGTGAAATATAAATATCCGATGCATGCGAAGGTTATCAAATCTACTTCTTCCGGTTATATTGAAGGTGGGCCAGAGTTGATCCAATTGAGTGATACGAAAAGAAGTCAGTTTACACGCGACTGGATTGGTACCTCAACTGCGTCTATTAATATTCAAACTGGAAATGGAGTTGTCCATGTGATTAGTCCAGATCACGTTTTTGGTTTCGAAGACTTCATCACGCGTCTGACATTCAATCCGCCACCGCCTAACCTATTTAAACTCTATGGAGGCACCTATACGGTGTCACGGGAAAGTGGGGGCGGCCCCAATGGCGTAGAGGGATCTATGAATTCGATTGACGGGAACCCGGAGACTAAATTCTTGGTGGGATGGAATCCAAGTAATGTCACGTTAACCTTTGAGTTGTCGGAAGCAGTTATCGCTGGTGCTTATACCATTACTTCTGCAAATGACGCTCCAGATAGAGACCCTGCAGACTGGAATTTACAGGGCTCTGTAGATGGCGAAACGTGGATTGCTTTGGATAGCAAGAGTAATCAGTCATTTGAAGAACGTTTCCAGCAAAAGGTTTTCTTCTTCCCTAATACGATTGCTTATAAGTTCTACAGACTGAACATTACGAGAAATAATGGAAGTGATGGGATGCAGTTTGCTGACTGGACTGTGAATTTTAGAAAATAG
- a CDS encoding DUF5007 domain-containing protein codes for MYRLNRNIKQKLSSLFKLTFLIAMCLLLFSGCKKLYNLPDEKEYLSGKIDYSNKIIEPVIGRWNLHGGINIDNSSLPLKFEIVNARYGDGRPVTDIFQVRPTYVWIAAYDGLETSLEEIEAKRKIEDHPIFEVRESGEFILWPSATNELLEPRPSDSSNLAQDTRFFDLKISNTGGEIILKDFQLRPWREREYYPDNDINHYTGEVRRDPRDPFNPNRRDYIRPWLDNVIGANTLKSLVSNDDKKDAVVYIRRFEGGNGHNLRFKVLDTDSVPMNPALFNETKWEEMVHGFNMEITDEYVQYDVAYPIPLVSALNTKYASGGNAHANIRYSRRGFGGDLTTGAFGVDFRIYRPGDWEIVFHFKNDNPKFEDE; via the coding sequence ATGTATAGATTAAATAGAAATATAAAACAAAAGTTGAGTTCGCTTTTTAAACTCACTTTTTTGATTGCTATGTGCTTATTGCTTTTCTCTGGATGCAAAAAACTTTATAACCTCCCGGATGAGAAGGAATACTTGAGCGGAAAAATCGACTATAGTAATAAAATTATAGAGCCAGTAATAGGTAGATGGAACTTGCATGGTGGGATCAACATCGATAATTCAAGTTTGCCATTAAAATTTGAGATAGTCAACGCTCGTTATGGCGACGGGCGACCCGTAACAGACATTTTCCAAGTAAGGCCTACTTATGTATGGATAGCCGCATATGATGGACTTGAAACGAGCCTCGAAGAGATTGAGGCTAAGCGAAAAATAGAAGATCATCCCATTTTCGAAGTTAGAGAATCTGGAGAATTCATCCTGTGGCCATCGGCTACCAATGAACTGCTTGAGCCGCGTCCTTCAGATAGCAGTAACCTGGCACAAGACACTCGTTTTTTTGACTTGAAGATAAGTAATACGGGTGGCGAGATCATTTTGAAAGATTTTCAGTTGAGACCTTGGCGGGAGCGAGAATACTATCCTGATAATGATATAAATCACTATACAGGTGAAGTTCGACGCGATCCGAGAGACCCTTTTAATCCGAATAGGCGTGATTATATCAGACCGTGGTTAGATAATGTCATAGGTGCAAACACACTAAAGTCACTCGTTAGCAACGATGATAAAAAAGATGCCGTTGTTTACATACGTCGTTTTGAAGGGGGGAACGGACATAACCTTCGCTTTAAGGTATTGGATACAGATAGTGTACCAATGAACCCAGCATTATTCAATGAAACTAAGTGGGAGGAAATGGTTCATGGGTTTAATATGGAGATTACGGACGAATATGTCCAGTATGATGTGGCTTATCCAATTCCTTTGGTGTCTGCATTGAATACAAAATACGCTAGCGGTGGAAATGCTCATGCTAATATTCGCTATTCACGGAGAGGGTTTGGAGGCGATTTGACAACGGGCGCTTTTGGTGTGGATTTTCGGATTTACCGTCCGGGCGACTGGGAAATTGTATTCCATTTTAAGAACGATAACCCAAAGTTTGAGGATGAATAA
- a CDS encoding SusC/RagA family TonB-linked outer membrane protein, which yields MMKRYLVIIMLLLAIDPIGILAQERVTVSGVVTDESNLSIPGATILSGNPLKSISSTNNNGEFRVSVEDNATLVFRFIGFIEKRVTLKRGQTTLTVRMAEDVNEMEAVVVRGYVTRSKELSTGSSYSISGDRVQDVPVANIEQLLQGKVPGLNIQVNTGAPGFRGSTSIRGLSSLSITGQGSSSFLQPTSPLYVIDGVPMDADQASEFGFQQQGPGVSPVSMIPQEDIESIEILKDAQATSLYGSRAAYGVIIITTKRGNSEVPRIRYTQNTFMQRPPKLRETLGGNLERRLKIKQILENALTDEEIRRISSTPFLSDSLNAFFNNSTNWQDVFYRTTYNQTHNLAIDGGDPKFNYKANLNYYSEKGVIRNTGFDRYNLTMRMEYQPNEKFKIVGSVFGGIGKQNKGEGVGLFQTGVANNGMASTLLPGPSFFQSSGGVVAALETDNQNSARDIRTNVEASYMFIPGLRASTNLSYDFNSDTEDTFTPAAANGQFAKVYSFNGRNDRLYNRSAITYAKTFNEDHNLFINTFNEVYIESRQHSMTRQERTPNDQFQGPLGFDAYYSRGGGIHQNFRDFRSASYAAAASYDYKKKYVVDLSYRLDGTSGSGIDNPYSKNPAVGLRWNFHHEKFLEKFDWLDYGAFRLSWGMNINPNSSLVDIYGQYNINGRYNGGQGIGIDFNLIPNPTLKPTTTTQYNFGFDIGLFNGLANLNYDTYYKSVENMIIDRYLSNVSGFNVLKSNDASIVNYGHELALTFNPIRQGDFTWQLSFNGAINNDVLTKLPDEYNGQMIRWDGDQNYLQHTVFRVGTNTLSNFLRINEGVYSTDADVPVDPVTGLPYLTGGRFFEAGDPIFKDLNGDYVLDSRDYQITGNSQPKFVGGIATNVGYKNFRLDVYMSYTAKRTILNNALADRLKLMRDPFGDRAVVPLDDLDMWMAPGDVAKYPYAYDFTRFDNIQPFRADQTLWQEDGSYLKLNSVTLSYMFDKRLARLVGLNSIRVHLSAENLHTFSRYTGPNPENVTSMGRDASGGYPVPRKYNIGLNIEF from the coding sequence ATGATGAAAAGATACCTAGTTATCATAATGTTATTGCTAGCCATCGACCCGATAGGGATCCTTGCGCAAGAAAGAGTCACGGTGTCAGGGGTGGTTACAGATGAATCTAACTTAAGTATTCCCGGCGCGACAATATTGTCAGGTAACCCACTAAAGAGTATATCAAGTACAAATAATAATGGAGAGTTTAGGGTATCTGTAGAAGATAATGCAACCTTGGTGTTTCGCTTTATTGGTTTTATTGAAAAAAGAGTGACCCTTAAACGTGGACAGACAACATTGACCGTTCGTATGGCCGAAGATGTTAACGAAATGGAAGCGGTGGTTGTTAGAGGGTATGTTACACGTTCTAAAGAATTAAGCACCGGATCTTCTTATAGTATTAGTGGAGATAGAGTGCAGGACGTCCCTGTTGCGAATATCGAGCAATTATTGCAAGGTAAAGTACCGGGGCTGAATATTCAGGTTAATACGGGAGCACCGGGTTTTAGAGGATCGACATCAATACGGGGCTTATCTTCATTGTCGATTACAGGGCAAGGGAGTTCTTCTTTTTTACAACCAACATCACCTTTATATGTGATTGACGGAGTGCCTATGGACGCAGATCAAGCCTCTGAATTTGGGTTCCAACAACAGGGACCAGGTGTTAGTCCGGTTTCGATGATCCCTCAGGAGGATATTGAAAGCATTGAGATTTTAAAGGATGCACAAGCTACGTCGTTATATGGATCTAGAGCAGCTTATGGAGTAATCATTATTACTACCAAACGTGGAAATTCAGAAGTGCCAAGAATTCGCTACACACAGAACACATTTATGCAAAGACCTCCTAAGCTGCGTGAAACACTAGGTGGGAATTTAGAGAGACGCTTGAAAATCAAGCAAATTCTGGAAAATGCACTAACAGATGAGGAAATCCGTAGAATATCGAGTACTCCGTTCCTTTCAGACAGTTTAAATGCCTTTTTTAATAATTCAACGAATTGGCAGGATGTTTTTTACCGCACCACTTATAATCAAACACATAACCTAGCTATTGATGGTGGGGATCCGAAGTTTAATTACAAAGCCAACCTGAATTACTATTCTGAGAAAGGCGTGATCCGGAATACCGGTTTCGATAGGTATAATCTGACGATGCGGATGGAATATCAACCGAACGAAAAATTTAAAATTGTAGGATCAGTCTTCGGAGGTATAGGTAAGCAGAATAAAGGTGAAGGGGTAGGTCTGTTTCAAACCGGTGTTGCTAATAATGGTATGGCTTCCACTTTGTTACCCGGTCCTTCCTTCTTTCAGTCGTCAGGTGGGGTGGTTGCGGCTTTGGAAACAGATAATCAGAACAGTGCAAGGGACATTCGAACCAATGTGGAGGCAAGTTATATGTTTATTCCAGGGTTGCGAGCTTCAACAAACCTAAGTTATGACTTTAATTCAGATACGGAAGACACCTTTACTCCGGCTGCGGCAAATGGTCAATTCGCCAAGGTGTATTCGTTCAATGGGCGGAATGACCGTCTATACAATCGGAGTGCAATCACCTATGCGAAAACCTTTAATGAAGATCATAATTTATTCATCAACACTTTTAATGAGGTGTATATCGAAAGCAGGCAACATTCGATGACGCGGCAAGAAAGAACGCCTAACGATCAATTTCAGGGTCCTTTGGGTTTTGACGCCTATTATTCGCGTGGCGGGGGTATTCATCAAAACTTTAGAGATTTTCGTTCTGCGTCTTATGCTGCTGCAGCTTCTTACGATTACAAAAAGAAATACGTGGTCGACTTGTCCTATCGCCTAGACGGAACCTCGGGTAGCGGTATTGATAATCCTTATTCAAAAAACCCAGCGGTTGGATTGAGGTGGAATTTTCACCATGAAAAATTTCTAGAGAAGTTCGATTGGTTGGATTATGGAGCTTTTCGTTTAAGTTGGGGAATGAATATTAATCCCAATTCATCATTGGTGGATATTTATGGACAGTATAATATAAACGGGAGATATAATGGTGGACAAGGTATCGGGATTGATTTTAACTTGATTCCTAACCCGACCCTGAAGCCAACAACCACTACCCAGTATAATTTTGGTTTTGATATCGGACTCTTTAATGGATTGGCTAATCTGAACTATGATACCTATTACAAAAGTGTCGAAAATATGATAATCGATCGCTACTTGTCGAATGTTTCAGGGTTCAATGTGCTGAAGAGTAACGACGCGAGTATTGTAAACTACGGACATGAATTGGCGTTGACATTCAATCCTATCCGACAAGGTGATTTCACTTGGCAATTGTCTTTTAATGGAGCCATTAATAACGACGTTTTGACCAAACTGCCCGATGAATATAATGGACAGATGATCCGGTGGGACGGTGACCAAAATTATTTACAACATACTGTCTTTAGGGTTGGAACCAACACGCTTTCCAATTTTTTACGGATTAACGAAGGGGTTTATTCTACTGACGCAGATGTGCCGGTTGACCCTGTGACAGGTTTACCCTATTTAACGGGAGGCAGATTTTTTGAAGCCGGAGATCCCATTTTTAAAGACTTAAATGGTGATTACGTTTTAGATAGCAGAGATTATCAAATAACAGGTAATTCCCAGCCTAAATTTGTCGGAGGTATCGCGACGAATGTAGGATACAAAAATTTTAGGTTGGATGTATACATGTCCTATACTGCAAAACGTACCATTTTAAATAATGCTTTAGCGGATCGGTTGAAGTTAATGCGTGACCCTTTTGGTGATCGTGCTGTCGTGCCATTGGATGACTTGGACATGTGGATGGCACCCGGAGACGTTGCCAAATATCCTTATGCCTATGATTTTACACGGTTCGATAATATTCAACCTTTTAGGGCGGATCAAACTTTATGGCAAGAGGATGGCAGTTACTTAAAGCTGAATAGTGTTACGTTAAGTTACATGTTTGATAAGAGGTTGGCGCGCCTGGTGGGACTGAATAGTATTCGGGTACACTTATCGGCAGAGAACCTTCATACCTTTTCGAGGTATACCGGGCCAAATCCTGAAAACGTAACGAGTATGGGAAGAGATGCTTCTGGTGGCTACCCCGTGCCACGTAAATATAATATTGGTTTAAATATTGAATTTTAA